gagttttattgactaagtgtatgtaaacctaagtgtatgtaaacttccgacttcaactatatatatatatatatatatacacactactcaTTGATGTTTCCGCTTGATATTTTATTACACCTCTCCTTCAGAGACAGCCGCTGCTGCTGGCAagccaagagagggagagaggttacgTCACTCAGACATCAGCCAATGGAGCTGAGAAGCGCTCTATAAAAGAAGTTCCCATTCTTACTTTTAAGTACAGAGAAACGGAGTTCTCCTATTGCAAGAGAAAAAGCTTTGTATAAATATAACCTCACCTGCAAACTTCTTCGATCTCCCTGCAAGACGGCTCAATTGGCTCATAACGGAAGGTAATAAAAATGGTAAACATATGTTGGAAtagcaggtgtctttttgttgtGAATGAAGTCTCGAAATAACATTTATTAACTAGTTTGCACATAATATTAGTactgttttttttcttattttcttaaaTACAATATAACAACCTACAAAATGCATTATACACTGTTATATTGTACCGTTTATTCTTGAGTCTTCTTTTTAGTATAATCTATTCAAAAAAAATGTACGTACGTGTAGGCAATGTAACAGTTAAGGGCTTTAATTTTTTTATACTATACAGCTTTTATGTAGCCTACGTTTAATGGTACAAGACTGGTAGAGTAAGGTGGCTTGCAAAAGCGTGAAAAGTGTGAGTGCACCATGCGTAAAGTACATGGGGCTGTATGCGTAAAGCATGCAGTCAGCATGGCATCACTCGTGCGTAATTCCCCCAATGCAATTTTTTAACAATGTTATCGAGCAATGTTTATTACTCAGCTGGAGTATTTTTCTCGCTCACTATTAATCACTAAAACATGTACCTCTCCTTCTTACAGATTGTGCACAAGCCACtaaaaaaaacatctaaaaatGGTTCTGATGATACTACCCATTATCGGCTCAGTCTCTGTGTCTGAGGGGCTGGTGGCCATAGTAACACTATGCCTGGTGTACATGCTCATGAAGTACAAGCACACAGAGATCCCAGAGGGACTAAAACGGCTCCCAGGACCAAAGCCCCTTCCCATCATCGGGAATGTGCTGGAGGTGTACAACAACCCTCACCTCAGCCTGACTGCCATGAGCGAGCGCTACGGCTCAGTCTTCCAGATCCAAATAGGGATGCGGCCTGTGGTTGTTCTGAGTGGCAATGAGACAGTCCGCCAGGCTCTTATCAAGCAAGGGGAAGACTTCGCCGGGAGGCCCGATCTATACAGCTTCAAATTCATCAACGACGGCAAGAGCTTGGCCTTCAGCACCGACAAGGCTGGGGTGTGGCGCGCCCGCCGCAAGCTAGCTATGAGCGCCCTCCGCTCTTTCGCCACACTGGAGGGAACGACCCCAGAGTACTCCTGTGCCCTGGAGGAGCACGTCTGCAAGGAGGGAGAATACTTGGTAAAACAGCTGACCTCCGTCATGGATGTCAGTGGCAGCTTTGACCCCTTCCGCCATATTGTCGTATCGGTGGCCAACGTCATCTGTGGAATGTGCTTCGGCCGGCGCTACAGCCATGATGACCAGGAGCTGTTGGGCTTGGTGAACATGAGTGATGAGTTTGGGCAGGTGGTGGGCAGCGGCAACCCTGCAGACTTCATTCCCATCCTTCGTTACCTGCCCAACCGCACCATGAAGAGGTTTATGGATATCAATGACCGTTTCAACAACTTTGTGCAGAAGATTGTCAGTGAGCACTATGAAAGCTATGACAAGGTAAATAATACATTGCATCATGTTTCAAAGATGTTACATGTTTCATTCCATGTTTGAACTATTGCTGTTTGTTGTCTGTGATACTGATTGTCCATTGTTCTGTTTTCAGGACAACATCCGTGACATCACTGACTCCCTCATTGACCACTGTGAGGACAGGAAACTAGATGAGAACGCCAACATCCAGGTTTCTGATGAGAAGATTGTGGGCATTGTCAATGATCTGTTTGGTGCAGGTGAGTTGAGTAAAAATAACGTAACAGTTATGCTGAGTCACTCCATATCATTTGAACAAATGTAAATTTGTAAGATGTTTTAATTATGCAATGCggcttctgtctccctctcaagGTTTTGACACCATCAGCACAGCTCTGTCATGGGCTGTTGTGTACCTTGTGGCTTATCCAGAGATCCAGGAAAGACTGCATCAGGAACTGAGTAAGTTGAACCTTGCTGGTTTTAACAGATAGTTCTGTTCTTTAAATTAAATGAGTcatccacagagatcctataaatcaattctatatgtaattctatagaGTCATGATTCAAAATATTGTGGCTTACTGACCTGTCACTACCCGTCCCATTCTTTTTTGATATCCAATGTTCTCTATTGTCATCCCAACAGAGGAAAAGGTGGGAATGATTCGCACTCCCCGTCTCTCAGACAAAATCAACTTACCTCTGCTGGAAGCCTTCATCCTGGAGATCTTCCGGCACTCTTCCTTCCTGCCGTTCACCATCCCACACTGGTGAGTTGCACTTGCACCTGCTCAAAACACAAATGTACAATATCAGCCAAACAGACATTCACAATATCAGTTACACATTATAGACACATATGGCATGGTCTGACTGGTATTGTCAATATTTTTTTAGCACGATCAAGGACACATCCCTCAATGGCTACTTCATTCCCAAGGACACCTGTGTCTTCATCAACCAGTGGCAGGTCAACCATGACCCGTGAGTAGGATTTTCAAACTAAAACTTCTCAACTCCATTACTATGCAACTACTGTGCAACAACAGTGTTGTTACTGCAGTaattacagtgttactacacaggtATAACAAGAACCTAATGTAAATGGTTACCTCTGTGCTCTTCAGGGAGCTGTGGAAGGAGCCTTCTTCATTCAACCCTGACCGTTTCCTGAGTGCTGATGGCACAGAACTCAACAAGCTGGAGGGGGAGAAAGTGCTCGTATTCGGCATGGGCAAGCGCCGCTGCATCGGTGAGGCCATCGGACGCAACGAGGTCTACCTCTTCTTGGCCATCCTGCTCCAAAGGCTGCGCTTCCAGGAGAAACCTGGGCACCCGCTGGACATGACCCCAGAATACGGCCTCACCATGAAGCACAAGCGCTGTCAGCTGAAGGCTAGCATGCGGCCATGGGGGCAGGAGGAGTGAGGGCCATGGTCACATTTATGATTCTCAACATCACTATAACTGATTTATAGTTAGCCCTACATACTTGATGGCatgagatgagttcagatttaaATGTCCGAGGGTACATTTTCTCTCTAGGAACGACTGGGCTTGACACCTCTCTTGATTCATTGGAGAATTAACAGTGAGGGAAAACTGAGTCAAATTGTAGACTATTTGAAATCGATAAAATTATAATCTGAAATGGTATGTAGGGGGATTCCAAACAAGTGTTGTATTGGATAAAGGACCTTCACAAACTCATAGAGTTGATTAGTTTCTATGACCTGCATACCACAGGGCCTCCTAGAGTTTGTCAGGTGTTGCTTCAGGAGATATCAGGAGAGACTATAGCTGTTTAGCTGCCTTTTTGTTCTACATCATCGTGTTTTACTGCTCCTCTTGCCTTGATCACAGCTCATATACTGTATCAGATCGCTTTAAAGAGGATACATCTTTAAAACATATACATAAACCCATGATGGGGTTTTAAAGAGCATTGTTTTTTAGTTCTATGTTTGGGTATAATTTTTTGCTAGAGAATTTTTTGAGGCAAAAATGTTACAACCTACATCATAAAGTGCCTGTTCTCGTACTTTTGAGTTATTGTTCAGGTGGTCACAGACAGAGTTGAATGGATGTATCCTCCCAATTCTAAGCTAGATATTTTTATTCCACTGAATAAATCAGTCAAATGTGGACACaacacactgaagctatgtttgTATCCCACCAACATGTGATTGATTGTTTGTGTACATTTTTAAGCCTAGATGTATTTTGGAAAGTCCTTTTTTGAAATGTGCCTAAAATGTGTATATATTGTGGTGGCTTTGTCAGGATACCAAAATACGTATGTATTACTGACTGTGTTATAAATGTCAACATTTTATAATGTAACGAAGGACTCTTGAAAACTAAAACCCCAACTGTATACACTATGCATTGTGTTGTTGGTAGCTATCTAGGTAGCTactgaaataaaagctgaaaatcAATGAACTTGTGCTCTCTTTTCTTGAGTGTGTTGGCCTATCTCATTGATAACCCATGCATGCATTCACAAGCTAATATACACAGGCCAATCATTAGGAGAGGACATCGGTATTTGGCTGATCGAAGAGTACATCTGTAACACTACTAGCTAGATAAGATAGGGTTGGATATCATCACTTACCTGTGTACAAGACTTGGACTTCTACTACAAAAACAATCAGCACACAAACTGAGCACGTTTTCATGAGTAAATAAGCTATAAACTTGCCATTGGTGCAATGATTTAAAACAACCTTTGTTGGCATTGTAAATAATGCCTTCACTTTTTATCATAATTGCATTTACCTTAATACACCTTTGCAGCAACATGTGGCCCCATTGGTGCCCCCTTGCATAAACAATCAATGAACGCAGGTGGGGAAAGCGAAGGAAGTGACGTTGTGACCAGGAAACAACACAGATTCTTCGAGTTCAGAAAGTGTTGTTAGCAAACTCGCAAATTCATCAcaaaaaactatcatacacaaaAACAAGGTATATAATTTTCAATTTTACCTGACAGCGTTTAATGAATAACAAAAGAGTGGAGAGGATGGATATATTAATAACCGACGTTAGCCATGATCTCTGATTTAGCTACGCTAACGTTATCTCGTTAACGTTAGCGTTCACAACAATTTGGCAGTAGCtagctatttagttagctagGTAGCGTTAGCTAGCCATCTTTTCGAATGGaacagctagctagttgcgttaTTTGGTTACCTAGCTAGATACCGATTTAACACAGTGATAGCTAACTAGGCTATTTGACAGCTACACTGCCAGCTTGtttcctagctagctagctaacgacgTAATTGCCAGAGTAGGTAAGTGATGAGTGAGTAGCCAGTTTACGTTAGGTAGCTAGTAGTCATTTACAAAGGGCTGTGGTTAACCCCGCTGTTAGCCAATTGTATAGCCAATGGAACTCATATTTTAGACCTGTAACTAAGTCCTTAGACTTTTTTACACCATTAGTTGGATTATTAAAAAAATGCTTAGCCCAATGTACCTGAAAAGTATTATTCAAAAGTAGTAACATCTAAAAAATTGAGACCACCATATTCATATGAGTTCATAACGACAGATTTCCTAATATAATGTGTACGATTTTTCCAGATGAAGTTGAAAAGCACCTGGTCAACCGCTTTACCTATTTTGTTGTCAagatgtagggactgggctgcataAGTAAGCCTGGAGATACCTTCAGCTTTAGAAAGCAATACTCAACCTTTCAAGGATAAATCTCTCTGCAACCAATGGTTCAACTTCTTCTTTTTCAATAATAGGTATAACATTTAATGAGCATATTTCCTGTTGATCCTTAGATATGGTAATCCCAAGGTATGTTACTTTTTCCTTGACTGGAATATTGCATATAGAGGGTATCACACAGTCTTTAACAGCAAACAATTTACACTTATTAAGGTTTAGGCAAAGACCAGATGCTTTGGAAAATATATTTATCACATCGACTGCTCTAGGAATCTGGTCAGCATCTTTCAAAAAGAGGGTTGTGTCATCTGCAAGTTGACTTATGATAATATATCTGTCAGCAATAGATCCCTTTTATATTGCTGGTTTAACAGAACTTGTAAGAAGTTGGGTTGCAAGCAGGAAAGAGGTAAGGTGAAATTGGGCAACCTTGCCTAATTcttcttttcaaatcaaatctaggAGAAGTGCCATGCTTTAATTGAATCGAACTATTCCCATTCATATAAAGAGTTTTAATAGTACATCAATAATTCCCCAAAACAAAATTTCTcaagggagagaaatagaaactCATGTTCCACTATATCAAAGGCTTTATAAAAGTCTAAGACGACAATAAAACGATCTTCGAAGATTAAATCAGAATAGTCGGATATTATTAGATATGTctattcctcatgaagccagatTGGGTCTCTTCTATAATTGAGTCCAATACTTCCTTCATTCTTTTTGAAAAAATAGAGGCTAATATTTTGTAGTCATTATTGGGCAGACAGATTGAACGCCAATTATTGAGTAGAAGCAAGTCTTTCTTGGGCTTAGGTATTAATGTAATTGGACCTGGAGTCAAACTGGGAGAGATACTTATTTGTAATGCTTTCAGAAAAGACCTCAAACAGAAATGGGGCCAactgttgagaaaaagttttgtaaaactcagcagatatACCATCAATCCCAGGATACTTTTTATTTTGAATGTGTTCAATAGAATAAATGATCTCTTCAACTATAATAGGGTCATCACACTGTTACCTCTCAGCCTCCCCAATTGATTTCACATCCCCCAGAGAGTCAAAGAAAAAAGTTGAAGAAACCTCAATACTTAGAACTATATAAATTCCTGTAGAAGTTGCAACTGAAGTTAGAGATTAATTTGGGATCATCTGTGATGAGACCATTAATATTTAATTGTTGTATTATTTTTAGAGTGGTATTTTTCTAACCTGAAAAAATAAGATTGATTTAGTTCTTCTTCCTAGACTTCCTAGATCTGACAAATATCCCATTGATCAGAAAGCTTTGACGTATTTGTGAAGTTCTTCTCTGTCTTCCATATATGCCTAGATCCAGAGAGAATGGCTGCAGACTGGTTGGGTAGTCTGGTGTCAATAAACTGTGGACCAACCCTGGGCATGTACCAGGGAGAAGTGTCATCTGTGGACCAGACTAGTCAGACCATCTCTCTCAGACAACCTTTCCACAATGGGGTCAGATGCCCTGTCCCTGAGGTCACCTTCAGGTAAGGCTTTCACATGGTGAAGTACAGAAAGATTAGCCTGCGTCACAGATTTCAGGAAATAATTTGCGGTGACAATGACATAGGAGTTGGTATTTGGCAagacggcacaaacagatctgagactcaggctacatacagtggggcaaaaaagtatttagtcagccaccaattgtgcaagttttcccattTAAAAATatcagagaggcctgtaattgtcatagGTACATCATCAactaatcataggtacacttaaactatgacagacaaaatgagagaaaaaaatccagaaaatcacattgtaggatttttaatgaatttatttgcaaattatggtggaaaataagtatttggtcacctacaaacaagcaagatttctggctctcacagacttgtaacttctttaaggggctcctctgtcctccactcgttacctgtattaatggcacctgtttgaagttgttatcagtataaaagacacctgccacaacctcaaacagtcacactccactatggccaagaccaaagagctgtcaaaggacaccagaaacaaaatagtagacctgcaccaggctgggaagactgaatctgcaataggtaagcagcttggtttgaagaaatcaactgtgggagcaattattaggaaatggaagacatacaagaccactgataatctccctcgatctggggctccacgcaagatctcaccccgtggggtccaaattatcacaagaacgatgagcaaaaataccagaaccacacggggggacctagtgaatgacctgcagagagctaggaccaaagtaacaaagcctaccatcagtaacacactacgccgccagggactcaaatcctgcagtgccagacgtgtcctcctgcttaagccagtacatgtccaggcccgtctaaagtttgctagagagcatttggatgatccagaagaagattgggagaatgtcatattgtcagatgaaaccaaaatatatattttttgtaaaaactcaactcgtcgtgtttggaggacaaagaatgctgagttgcatccaaagaacactatacctactgtgaagcatgggggtggaaacatcatgctttggggctgtttttctgcaaagggaccaggacgactgttccgtgtaaaggaaagaaggaatggggccatgtatcgtgagattttgagtgaaaacctccttccatcagcaagggcattgaagatgaaacgtggctgggtctttcagcatgacaatgatcccaaacacaccgcccgggcaacgaaggagtggcttcgtaagaagcattttaaggtcctggagtggcctagccagtctccagatctcaaccccatagaaaatctttggaggaagttgaaagtctgtgttccctagcaacagccccaaaacatcactgctctagaggagatctgcatggaggaatgggccaaaataccagcaacagtgtgtgaaaaccttgtgaagacttacagaaaacgtttgacctctgtcattgccaacaaagggtatataacaaagtattgagataaacttttgctattgaccaaatacttattttccaccataatttgcaaataaattcattaaatatcctacaatgtgattttctggattttttttctaattttgtctgtcatagttgaagtgtacctatgatgaaaattacaggcctctctcatctttttaagtggaagaacttgcacaattggtggctgactaaatacttttttgcccactgtACATACTAGTTACATTCTGTGCATTGCTCTAGTTATTTCACAATACATAGGGGCCTACTTATTTGTTTTAAGCAATCTACTGTTAACATGTCTAACATGTCAATGTTTACATTCTGTGCAGTGCTATGGACATCAAAGAGCTCAAGTTCCTGGATATCCAAACTCAAAGTGGTGTCAGCAGAGCCAGTGCTGGACAGGGGGTCTTGTCTGATCCAGTTGTCAAATCTTCAGGGCAGAGTGGTCAGAATAGCAGAGGTGGTTACCCTGCCAACAACACCCATTCCACCACCGCTCCTATTACCATTTTACGCAAAGGTGAGATGAGAGGACTAGTTTGggagttttattttttaaactggtTGCAAGGCCCCGATGCAACATCCCTTCAGGTAACAACAATTGGGCTGGGCGACTTTTTATACAGTGGTAGTGGAACACCATCTTCTATCAGCAGTTCTCCAGAAGCTACAAAGAGTGCTGTCTGACTGAGTGCATTTGAATAGGCCATGGGTTTCTTCAGTGTGTTCTACAATGGCCACAGCCTGCCTTCTTATGTACAGTGCaatcggaaattattcagacccctttttacacattttgttacgttacagccttattataaaattgattaaattcatttttccctcatcaatctacacacaataccccataatgccaaagcaaaaacaggtttttagaaatttttgcaaatgtattaaagctaaaaaaacagataccttttttaactattcagaccctttgctatgagactcgaaattaagctccggtgcatcctgtttccattgatcttccCCCCttctaaactgagcaatcgggggagaagggccttggtcagggaggtgaccaagagcccgatggtcattctgatagagctccagagttcctctgtggagatgggagaaacttccagaaggacaaccatctctgcagcactccaccaatcaggcctttatggtagagtggccagacggaagccactcctcagtaaaaggcacatgacagcccacttggagtttgccaaaaggcacctgaaggactcagaccatgagaaacaaaactCTCTGACCTGAAGAAACCAAgagtgaactctttggcctgaatgtcaatcGTCacttctagaggaaacctggcaccatccctacggtgaagcatgttttTCCGCGTCagtaactgggagactagtcaggattgaggaaaagatgaacagagcaaagtgcagacaaatccttgaagaaaacctgctccagagcactcagactggggtaaaggttcaccttccaacgaccctaagcacacagccaagacaatgcaggagtgtcttctggacaagtctctgaatgttcttgagtggctcagccagagcctggacttgaacccgatcaaacatctctggagagacctgaaaatagctgtgcagcaacgctccccatccaacctgaccgagctttagaggatctgcagagattgACGCTTGTAGCGTCATCCCCAAGAAGACATGAGGCTGTAATCGGTAATCGGTGTAATcggtgagtaaagggtctgaatacttatgtaaatggtatatttcagtttttttatttataataaatgtgcaaaaaatattttttgctttgtcattatggggtattgtgtatagattgatgaaaaatgtaattaatgtaatacattttagaatcaggctgtaacatatGGGctgggctgttgcggtgaccgtattaccgtcaCACCGACGTTCACgagtcatggtaattaggcttctccaagctctaatgctgctgatggtcattagtagcctaccaaacttgctaactaccTGG
The genomic region above belongs to Oncorhynchus mykiss isolate Arlee chromosome 6, USDA_OmykA_1.1, whole genome shotgun sequence and contains:
- the LOC110526570 gene encoding cytochrome P450 1A1-like, encoding MVLMILPIIGSVSVSEGLVAIVTLCLVYMLMKYKHTEIPEGLKRLPGPKPLPIIGNVLEVYNNPHLSLTAMSERYGSVFQIQIGMRPVVVLSGNETVRQALIKQGEDFAGRPDLYSFKFINDGKSLAFSTDKAGVWRARRKLAMSALRSFATLEGTTPEYSCALEEHVCKEGEYLVKQLTSVMDVSGSFDPFRHIVVSVANVICGMCFGRRYSHDDQELLGLVNMSDEFGQVVGSGNPADFIPILRYLPNRTMKRFMDINDRFNNFVQKIVSEHYESYDKDNIRDITDSLIDHCEDRKLDENANIQVSDEKIVGIVNDLFGAGFDTISTALSWAVVYLVAYPEIQERLHQELKEKVGMIRTPRLSDKINLPLLEAFILEIFRHSSFLPFTIPHCTIKDTSLNGYFIPKDTCVFINQWQVNHDPELWKEPSSFNPDRFLSADGTELNKLEGEKVLVFGMGKRRCIGEAIGRNEVYLFLAILLQRLRFQEKPGHPLDMTPEYGLTMKHKRCQLKASMRPWGQEE